The following are encoded in a window of Pseudomonas multiresinivorans genomic DNA:
- a CDS encoding class II aldolase/adducin family protein: protein MSTLDPQLASQLEQVRRDFAKAFRVLKESRTLTATNTYQAYVRVPDSDKVIAVHAPNPWADDQEIRAVISTWDGEVILDESIAGATPLSGRGAGGNGKRYAAIFQARPEINVVIHVHTPYLGGWASAHRVLPIRYAASQRVTLARELPIYIDRRQPEPLFILDRIAENPHTPAILEANGGATFWGEDLIKASKLILLIEEGAYFQGLAEGLGGSQEFGPGVLEQQWKMTGLWEQGQKLLGAAA, encoded by the coding sequence ATGTCCACCCTCGATCCGCAACTCGCCAGCCAGCTTGAACAGGTCCGCCGGGACTTCGCCAAGGCTTTCCGTGTGCTCAAGGAAAGTCGCACCCTGACCGCCACCAATACCTACCAGGCTTATGTCCGCGTGCCGGACAGCGACAAGGTGATCGCCGTCCACGCGCCCAACCCATGGGCGGACGATCAGGAAATCCGCGCGGTGATCTCGACCTGGGACGGCGAGGTGATCCTCGACGAAAGCATCGCCGGGGCGACTCCGCTCAGTGGCCGTGGTGCCGGTGGCAACGGCAAGCGCTATGCGGCGATCTTCCAGGCGCGCCCGGAAATCAACGTGGTGATCCACGTCCACACGCCGTACCTCGGCGGCTGGGCCAGCGCCCACCGCGTGCTGCCGATCCGCTACGCCGCCTCCCAGCGCGTGACCCTGGCCCGCGAGCTGCCGATCTACATCGACCGCCGCCAGCCCGAGCCGCTGTTCATCCTCGACAGGATCGCCGAGAACCCGCACACCCCGGCCATCCTCGAAGCCAACGGCGGTGCGACCTTCTGGGGCGAGGACCTGATCAAGGCGTCCAAGCTGATCCTGCTGATCGAGGAAGGCGCCTACTTCCAGGGCCTCGCCGAAGGCCTAGGCGGCTCACAGGAATTCGGCCCCGGCGTGCTGGAACAGCAATGGAAGATGACCGGCCTCTGGGAGCAGGGCCAGAAGCTGCTGGGCGCAGCGGCCTGA
- a CDS encoding LLM class flavin-dependent oxidoreductase, producing MSTEFFWRLPLGSDGPYLASDKNNRGSHIERPGNIAPGRLPNGEPDGFTYIDYIAQVAKAAEIAGFEGALLPTGPEPWIAAAALARETRRIKFLIAFQAAWTLPAYAAQQAAILQHLSRDRLEWNIITGGNPASQRANGDFLEHDKRYQRTGEFLDIIDGLWKNEQFSYQGDIYQLENGSLPIALRNVRKPGVYFSGFSDPALDVAAKHADVYLNWAEPIDKLKPHLERVRELADKQGREIRFGIRIDLFARETEEAAWSELRRQYERIDARTSAFIKNFATGSDSVGAARQTAYHQNVERFDDLILGPNLWAGFGKAKPGPTIGLVGSHENVAERLAEYRDAGFSTFILAGNPHLEEALRIGQEVLPLVQGKRADVHELKARA from the coding sequence ATGAGCACCGAATTCTTCTGGCGACTGCCGCTGGGCAGCGACGGTCCCTATCTCGCCTCAGACAAGAACAACCGCGGCAGCCACATCGAGCGCCCCGGCAACATCGCTCCGGGCCGCCTGCCCAACGGCGAGCCGGACGGCTTCACCTACATCGACTACATCGCCCAGGTGGCCAAGGCCGCCGAGATCGCCGGCTTCGAGGGCGCGCTGCTGCCCACCGGGCCGGAGCCGTGGATCGCCGCCGCCGCGCTGGCCCGCGAGACCCGGCGGATCAAGTTCCTCATCGCCTTCCAGGCCGCCTGGACGCTGCCCGCCTATGCCGCGCAGCAGGCGGCCATCCTCCAGCACCTGTCCCGCGACCGCCTGGAGTGGAACATCATCACCGGCGGCAACCCTGCCAGCCAGCGCGCCAACGGCGACTTCCTCGAGCACGACAAACGCTACCAGCGCACCGGCGAGTTCCTCGACATCATCGACGGCCTGTGGAAGAACGAGCAGTTTTCCTACCAGGGCGATATCTACCAACTGGAGAACGGCTCGCTGCCCATCGCGCTGCGCAACGTGCGCAAACCGGGCGTGTACTTCTCCGGTTTCTCCGACCCGGCGCTGGATGTCGCGGCGAAGCACGCCGACGTCTACCTGAACTGGGCCGAACCCATCGACAAGCTCAAGCCGCACCTGGAACGCGTGCGCGAGCTGGCCGACAAGCAGGGCCGTGAAATCCGCTTCGGCATCCGCATCGACCTGTTCGCCCGCGAGACCGAAGAGGCCGCCTGGAGCGAGCTGCGCCGCCAGTACGAGCGCATCGACGCGCGCACCAGCGCCTTCATCAAGAACTTCGCCACCGGCTCGGATTCCGTCGGCGCCGCACGGCAGACCGCCTACCACCAGAACGTCGAGCGCTTCGACGACCTGATCCTCGGCCCCAACCTCTGGGCCGGCTTCGGCAAGGCCAAGCCGGGCCCGACCATCGGCCTGGTGGGCAGCCACGAGAACGTCGCCGAACGCCTCGCCGAATACCGCGACGCCGGTTTCTCCACCTTCATCCTCGCCGGCAATCCGCACCTGGAAGAAGCCCTGCGCATCGGCCAGGAAGTGCTGCCGCTGGTGCAGGGCAAACGCGCCGACGTCCACGAACTCAAGGCCCGCGCCTGA
- a CDS encoding ABC transporter substrate-binding protein: protein MSRPLDTLWYTRCPVPTGLGIAVQKGWLEESLAEQGTKIQSLRESADQAVRESHFDHTLQNSVRHGGNIPAIWARASGRETRVIGLSWADEAQLILTTAESGIRSVRDLKGRRFGLPDWSGAQIDFTRAQAIRGLENALRLEGLEVRDLELVDFGLKGTFSDEAPGNIVGITGHGGSRRRSQNPELVGLLRGEVDAIFLKGAHAVQLAQQFGLHTVIDTGAHPEPLIRANNGTPRTLSVDLNLLEQHPDAATAILASVLRAEDWAHQHPDDTRRYLARETNSSEFWVATAYGEDAHLRLRTNLDEGSILALQDFTDFLHRWNFVPARFDVREWIDPRPLETLRSRLAQKAG, encoded by the coding sequence ATGTCCCGTCCCCTCGATACCCTCTGGTACACCCGTTGCCCGGTTCCCACCGGCCTTGGCATCGCCGTGCAGAAAGGCTGGCTGGAAGAATCCCTGGCCGAGCAGGGCACGAAGATCCAGTCGCTGCGCGAGTCCGCCGACCAGGCGGTGCGCGAGTCGCACTTCGACCACACCCTGCAGAACTCGGTACGCCACGGCGGCAATATCCCGGCCATCTGGGCCCGCGCCAGCGGCCGCGAGACCCGTGTGATCGGCCTGTCCTGGGCCGATGAAGCGCAACTGATCCTGACCACCGCCGAGAGCGGTATCCGCAGCGTGCGCGACCTCAAAGGCCGGCGCTTCGGCCTGCCGGACTGGAGCGGCGCGCAGATCGACTTCACCCGCGCCCAGGCCATCCGCGGCCTGGAAAACGCCCTGCGCCTGGAAGGCCTGGAAGTGCGCGACCTGGAGCTGGTGGACTTCGGCCTGAAGGGCACCTTCAGCGATGAAGCGCCGGGCAACATCGTCGGCATCACCGGCCATGGCGGCAGCCGCCGACGCAGCCAGAACCCGGAACTGGTCGGCCTGCTGCGCGGCGAAGTCGACGCAATCTTCCTCAAGGGCGCCCACGCCGTGCAGCTGGCGCAGCAGTTCGGCCTGCACACGGTGATCGACACCGGCGCGCACCCCGAGCCGCTGATCCGCGCCAACAACGGCACGCCGCGCACCCTGAGCGTCGACCTCAACCTGCTGGAGCAGCACCCCGACGCCGCCACCGCGATCCTCGCCTCGGTGCTGCGCGCGGAGGACTGGGCGCACCAGCACCCGGACGACACCCGCCGCTACCTGGCGCGTGAAACCAACAGCAGCGAGTTCTGGGTCGCCACGGCGTACGGCGAAGACGCCCACCTGCGCCTGCGCACCAACCTGGACGAAGGCTCGATTCTCGCCCTGCAGGACTTCACCGACTTCCTGCACCGCTGGAACTTCGTCCCGGCGCGCTTCGACGTGCGCGAGTGGATCGATCCGCGCCCGCTGGAAACCCTGCGCAGCCGCCTGGCGCAAAAGGCCGGCTGA